One Candidatus Paceibacterota bacterium genomic region harbors:
- a CDS encoding ribonuclease H-like domain-containing protein, producing the protein MRTVIFDIETIGEEYGKMDESTQELITASLKKSAASDEEYEAELEQLKDGLGFSPLTGEIVAIGVHDLELEKGVVYFNPGTGPAKNDTEGAYQLKPMNEKEMLEAFWDGLKQYDVIVGFNSRAFDGPFMMIRSLVHGVRPSKDILAGRYLYQQFKSGITHIDLMDQLSFYGASRFKGSSLHMFCRALGVESPKVGGVTGDDVTGLFKAGKSLDIARYNTRDIKATAELYKKWRDTIAF; encoded by the coding sequence ATGCGCACAGTAATTTTCGATATCGAGACAATCGGCGAGGAGTACGGCAAAATGGATGAGTCAACACAGGAGCTTATCACGGCTTCGCTCAAAAAGTCGGCGGCGAGCGACGAAGAGTACGAGGCCGAGTTGGAACAGCTTAAAGACGGCTTGGGCTTCTCACCCCTTACCGGCGAAATTGTTGCCATCGGCGTGCATGATTTGGAACTGGAAAAAGGCGTCGTCTATTTTAATCCTGGAACTGGCCCGGCGAAAAATGATACAGAAGGCGCCTATCAGCTCAAACCGATGAACGAAAAAGAAATGCTCGAGGCGTTCTGGGACGGTCTCAAGCAATATGACGTCATCGTTGGCTTCAATAGTCGTGCCTTCGATGGGCCATTCATGATGATTCGTTCACTCGTGCACGGCGTCAGGCCAAGCAAAGATATTTTAGCAGGCAGATATTTGTACCAGCAATTTAAGTCCGGCATCACGCACATCGACCTGATGGACCAGCTCTCGTTCTACGGTGCCTCGCGCTTCAAGGGTAGCAGCTTGCATATGTTCTGCAGAGCGTTAGGCGTCGAGAGCCCAAAGGTAGGCGGTGTCACCGGCGACGACGTGACTGGCCTCTTCAAAGCCGGCAAATCTTTAGATATCGCCCGTTATAACACCAGAGACATCAAAGCCACGGCAGAATTATATAAAAAGTGGCGAGATACAATCGCGTTTTGA
- a CDS encoding nucleoside monophosphate kinase translates to MATLGFPVFKTKKSGGEKKYDLGDPKGRQKYFEFKAGKEIKDLRKFLKKNTFVAFMMGKKNSGKGTYTKLFGEQVGHEHILHLSVGDVVRDAHKELASPAKKKALVKWLKENYRGMMPLTTAVDALEGRSTTTLVPTELILALVERAIDLQGKKKAVFIDGFPRGLDQISYALYFRHIMGYRDDPDFFVFIDVPTSVIAARMDGRVICPICHVPRHPRLMRTKEIGYDTAKKEFYLKCDNSSCKGARMGAKEGDTLGMEAIKGRLATDEKIMRDLLVLEGVPKLSVRNTVPVTDAKKMVDDYEITPGYEYSLDASGKVVVGEVPWTVKDDEGIDSFSLLPAAPVLALIKQIHAILGL, encoded by the coding sequence ATGGCGACTCTAGGATTCCCTGTTTTTAAGACTAAAAAGAGTGGCGGTGAGAAGAAATACGACCTTGGCGATCCGAAGGGGCGTCAGAAATACTTCGAGTTCAAGGCAGGGAAGGAGATTAAGGACTTGCGCAAATTTTTGAAGAAGAACACCTTCGTCGCCTTCATGATGGGCAAGAAGAACTCGGGCAAGGGGACTTACACCAAGCTCTTCGGCGAGCAAGTCGGCCATGAACACATCTTGCATTTATCTGTCGGCGATGTCGTCCGCGATGCGCACAAAGAACTCGCTTCACCGGCGAAGAAGAAAGCGCTCGTGAAGTGGCTGAAAGAAAATTATCGCGGTATGATGCCACTTACAACCGCCGTTGATGCGCTCGAAGGCCGCAGTACGACGACGCTCGTGCCGACCGAACTTATCTTGGCTCTCGTCGAACGCGCGATAGACTTGCAAGGCAAAAAGAAAGCGGTCTTTATTGACGGCTTCCCCCGCGGGCTCGACCAAATTTCCTACGCGCTCTACTTCCGTCACATTATGGGCTACCGCGACGACCCGGACTTCTTCGTCTTCATCGATGTGCCGACATCCGTCATCGCCGCACGCATGGACGGCCGAGTCATCTGCCCAATCTGTCACGTACCTCGCCATCCGCGACTCATGCGCACCAAGGAGATTGGATATGATACCGCAAAAAAAGAATTTTATCTGAAGTGTGACAACTCGTCCTGCAAAGGCGCGCGCATGGGTGCGAAGGAGGGTGACACACTCGGCATGGAAGCTATTAAAGGCCGGCTCGCGACCGATGAAAAAATTATGCGCGACCTACTTGTCTTGGAAGGTGTACCGAAGTTGTCTGTCAGGAACACCGTACCGGTCACCGATGCGAAGAAGATGGTGGACGATTACGAAATAACACCAGGCTACGAATATTCGCTTGACGCAAGTGGCAAAGTTGTGGTCGGAGAAGTACCTTGGACTGTCAAAGATGATGAGGGAATCGACTCATTTAGCCTCCTGCCGGCCGCGCCGGTGCTCGCTCTTATCAAGCAGATACACGCTATTTTGGGATTATAA